In a single window of the Acidobacteriota bacterium genome:
- the mltG gene encoding endolytic transglycosylase MltG, which translates to MITIFAICGILLLISVGGFYLWLRNSVSTPNGHTRAAEYIRIEKGTAPRSIVSQLSAEGIIKNESAAQLYLRLFADASKLQAGEYQFPSPISTIDVFKQLEKGDDRTIRLTIPEGWTRFDIAKRVAERVTSDLDEKAILALMDDTSLIRDIAPEADNLEGYLYPSTYNIPANAKPEQVIRQLVGQFRRFWKPEWSDAARAIGRTPHEVVTIASLIETETPVEAERPIVSGVIHNRLSRGMALGIDQTNVYIAKMLGRWDGTIHKSDLEVDSPYNTRKVRGLPPGPISSVTESSIRAALQPEKHEYIFYVLNVDANDGTHWFYSSAAEFEKGKAVYQRWLKRQRMEMKANEENTRQN; encoded by the coding sequence TTGATCACCATTTTTGCAATCTGCGGCATTCTGCTCCTTATTTCGGTCGGGGGCTTCTATCTCTGGCTGCGAAACAGTGTCTCGACCCCGAATGGCCACACAAGAGCAGCTGAATATATAAGGATCGAAAAAGGAACGGCTCCTCGCTCTATCGTTTCTCAACTTTCTGCCGAAGGGATCATCAAGAACGAATCTGCTGCTCAATTATATCTCAGGCTTTTCGCGGACGCTTCGAAACTGCAGGCCGGCGAATATCAGTTCCCTTCTCCGATCTCTACTATCGACGTATTTAAACAGTTAGAAAAAGGTGACGATCGAACCATTCGGCTCACGATCCCGGAAGGTTGGACACGATTTGATATCGCTAAACGAGTTGCAGAACGCGTAACAAGCGATCTGGATGAAAAGGCGATACTTGCTCTGATGGACGATACATCGCTTATTCGCGACATCGCGCCGGAAGCAGATAATCTCGAAGGCTACCTATACCCTAGCACCTACAATATCCCTGCCAATGCGAAACCGGAGCAGGTGATCAGACAACTGGTTGGCCAGTTCCGCCGCTTTTGGAAACCGGAATGGTCAGATGCCGCCCGGGCGATCGGGCGCACGCCTCACGAGGTCGTCACCATCGCATCGCTAATTGAAACTGAGACGCCGGTCGAAGCGGAAAGGCCAATCGTTTCGGGGGTCATTCACAATCGTTTGTCCCGCGGCATGGCCCTCGGCATTGACCAAACCAACGTTTACATAGCAAAAATGCTGGGTCGATGGGATGGCACGATTCACAAGAGCGATCTCGAAGTGGATTCACCGTACAACACCCGAAAGGTGCGCGGCTTGCCTCCCGGGCCGATATCGTCCGTTACCGAAAGCTCTATCCGCGCCGCATTGCAGCCGGAAAAGCACGAGTACATTTTTTACGTCCTCAACGTCGATGCCAACGACGGCACGCATTGGTTCTATTCCTCCGCCGCAGAATTCGAGAAAGGTAAGGCGGTGTACCAACGCTGGTTGAAAAGGCAACGTATGGAGATGAAGGCTAATGAAGAAAACACTCGACAAAACTGA
- a CDS encoding HAD family phosphatase — MIKLLALDLDGTTLNSFGTVSAENRLAIRAAEEAGVLVTIATGRRFRDARPIGLELELNAPLISHNGGLLKYSETLATVHCSLLDTETALEVVSIGREIGGDALVSVDPHGIGKLLYDRVSEDNIPLRKYIRWAENLHGGVAGREGVEHVGSLSEAVQQNEVVHISFSGTCARMREVRATLESEFQGTVTILATIYEELDFTLLDILPPDASKGHGVRHLAELHGFTAENVMVIGDNFNDLEMLEYAGTPVIMGNADPSLLEQGEFYTTLSNDEHGVADAIERFILNGDKT; from the coding sequence ATGATCAAGCTCCTCGCACTCGACCTCGATGGAACGACGCTGAATTCCTTTGGAACGGTGTCAGCCGAGAATCGCCTTGCCATTCGGGCTGCGGAAGAAGCGGGTGTACTTGTGACGATCGCGACGGGACGGCGTTTTCGCGATGCGAGACCTATCGGGCTGGAATTGGAATTAAATGCACCCCTAATATCGCATAATGGCGGATTGCTGAAATATTCGGAAACATTGGCAACGGTTCATTGTTCTTTACTCGATACGGAAACTGCTCTTGAGGTCGTTTCCATTGGCCGCGAGATCGGCGGCGATGCATTGGTGAGCGTCGACCCGCACGGTATAGGCAAGCTCCTTTACGACCGCGTTTCAGAGGATAACATTCCTCTAAGAAAGTACATCCGTTGGGCTGAAAACCTTCACGGCGGTGTGGCGGGGCGAGAGGGCGTGGAACATGTCGGCTCGCTGAGTGAGGCTGTACAGCAGAACGAGGTCGTCCACATTTCCTTTTCGGGCACTTGCGCACGAATGCGAGAGGTACGAGCGACCCTCGAAAGCGAGTTTCAAGGAACCGTGACCATACTCGCCACGATATATGAAGAGCTCGATTTTACGCTATTGGATATCCTTCCGCCGGATGCATCAAAAGGTCACGGCGTCCGGCATTTGGCAGAATTGCATGGGTTTACTGCCGAAAACGTAATGGTCATCGGCGACAATTTCAACGACCTCGAAATGCTGGAATACGCAGGGACACCTGTCATAATGGGAAACGCAGACCCAAGTTTGCTCGAACAGGGCGAATTTTATACAACTTTAAGTAACGACGAACATGGCGTTGCAGACGCAATAGAACGATTTATATTAAACGGAGATAAAACATAA
- a CDS encoding peptidylprolyl isomerase: MANRTAVIETSKGTIRFELLEEDSPKTTENFRLLAEKNYYDGVIFHRVIPNFMIQGGDPLGEGYGGESAWGGKFDDEIDRTSMLYVGMYEKGTVAMANAGPNTNGSQFFIMHVDYPLPPSYTKFGRVIEGNDVVDAIAGVARNQNDKPLEPVVMNRVYIEEAA; encoded by the coding sequence GTGGCTAATAGAACAGCAGTTATTGAAACAAGTAAAGGAACCATTAGATTTGAGCTTTTGGAAGAAGATTCACCCAAAACAACCGAGAATTTTCGCCTTCTTGCTGAAAAGAACTATTACGACGGCGTAATTTTCCACCGGGTAATTCCAAATTTCATGATCCAGGGCGGCGACCCGCTCGGCGAAGGCTACGGCGGCGAATCCGCCTGGGGCGGAAAGTTTGACGACGAGATCGACCGTACATCGATGCTGTATGTGGGTATGTACGAAAAAGGCACCGTAGCGATGGCGAATGCCGGGCCGAACACGAACGGCTCGCAGTTCTTCATAATGCATGTGGATTATCCGCTGCCGCCGAGCTATACAAAATTCGGCCGCGTTATCGAGGGCAACGACGTTGTTGACGCGATAGCAGGCGTTGCGAGAAATCAAAACGATAAGCCTTTAGAGCCTGTCGTAATGAATCGCGTGTATATCGAGGAAGCTGCCTGA
- a CDS encoding D-tyrosyl-tRNA(Tyr) deacylase gives MRACLQRVSSARVTVDGSVAGRIGNGLLLLLGVSNDDTRSHADLLLDKTLGLRIFPDGEGKMNLALADVGGELLVVSQFTLFADTSRGRRPSFLAAGSPEHANELYEYFVAAAREQGVSTATGIFGAMMDVELVNSGPVTIILDTDDWK, from the coding sequence ATGCGCGCGTGTTTGCAGCGTGTATCAAGTGCCCGCGTGACCGTCGATGGCAGTGTCGCCGGCAGGATCGGCAACGGGCTCCTTCTATTGCTGGGGGTCTCTAATGACGACACTCGATCGCACGCTGACCTGCTGTTGGATAAGACTCTCGGTCTGCGGATATTCCCGGACGGTGAAGGCAAAATGAACCTTGCCCTAGCCGACGTCGGCGGCGAACTGCTCGTGGTTTCGCAGTTTACGCTGTTTGCGGACACCAGTCGCGGCAGACGGCCATCGTTCCTGGCGGCAGGCTCTCCAGAGCACGCGAACGAACTTTACGAATATTTTGTGGCCGCAGCCCGAGAACAGGGCGTCTCGACAGCAACCGGCATATTCGGTGCTATGATGGATGTTGAACTGGTGAACAGCGGCCCTGTAACTATCATCCTGGATACTGACGATTGGAAATAA
- a CDS encoding peptidylprolyl isomerase — MKTLIYTFVLLSSLFAIACADSSVPKPGNSNSADVKRGIQPVADPEVAVIEMENSAAYGKITMELYSNIAPKMVERFKQLATEGYYDGIAFHRVNPSVIQAGNADTKPGRSPNPAKEGDSGKPNVPAEFSDVPYDTGIVGAARLGNDINSANSQFFITLKREAGFDNKYTIFGKVIDGMNNVRTISAVQPKEGERPVEPIRIKSVKIVPRDAAK, encoded by the coding sequence ATGAAGACGTTGATCTACACATTTGTACTCCTCAGTTCCCTTTTCGCAATTGCATGCGCAGACAGCAGTGTACCCAAACCGGGTAACAGCAATTCCGCCGATGTAAAAAGAGGCATTCAACCTGTCGCCGACCCTGAGGTTGCCGTCATCGAAATGGAAAATTCGGCAGCCTACGGAAAGATCACGATGGAGCTCTATTCAAACATCGCACCTAAAATGGTCGAGCGGTTCAAACAACTCGCGACCGAGGGCTACTACGACGGCATCGCGTTTCACCGTGTTAACCCGAGCGTCATACAGGCCGGCAATGCAGATACAAAACCCGGAAGATCGCCGAATCCGGCCAAGGAGGGTGATTCCGGAAAGCCGAACGTGCCGGCAGAATTTTCCGATGTTCCTTACGACACCGGCATCGTAGGAGCTGCGAGGCTTGGGAACGACATTAACTCGGCAAATTCGCAGTTTTTTATCACGCTAAAGCGAGAGGCCGGATTTGATAACAAATATACGATCTTCGGCAAGGTAATTGACGGAATGAACAACGTCCGAACGATCTCTGCAGTTCAGCCGAAAGAGGGTGAAAGACCGGTCGAACCGATCAGGATCAAGTCGGTAAAGATCGTTCCCCGCGACGCCGCGAAGTGA
- a CDS encoding RHS repeat protein, with protein MTEYDMLGRVSRQSVPTEVNGSFEPTGDDLTRGWLWSRQEYDWMGRVVKSIPTDSNGTDGKESLISYEGCGCAGGLVTTVQGPLVPRDDDPQTNARRKQKSYEDILGRAFKAETYEWDGTTVYSTVVNTYNGRDQVTLSRQYAGTALSETYQDTTASYDGHGRTVGQNLPQQDSPGTVFTYNPDGSVLTRTDARGVVTNFAYNNRGLVTSITWNVGSTGVTETAAVEMQYDNLGNRTEMTDGLGTQVYEYDPLSRMMAETRSFTDTLANAPAANNSFRLEYTYHIGGSLKSLKDHYGQQIDYANDRTGRLSSVTGSSFGDVTSYISAMSYRAWGAAKRIEYGNSDSQAITSFDDALRPSAFEVNAVSDPHSKSFDKSYSYYADGLLKLSENGITVHQRFDRLMTYDLAGRTKSVRTGIEAHGETETELINLPFRQDYSYNAFGNLTGRESTLWDYTNGSWDFEYEMVNNRDINAGYDADGRQTVDSSQSENIEFYFDAAGLMWKTARFERYETLIARSGDGGEAKRSQRVWDGEMEEWEDWDHVYFISSTVTGKVVSEATKTGKKRYTYVAAGGGVVARQELTETDTQIVGWQFTDATGLSSRGFSNEELDGLGNNVGILPNLNSSRYENAMTTGESPTFTNPDEGNCEMDGIWVPCSMVYRALNSGAGVQCPNNNCGPRVLWFTKKDGSSMGFLISHFMAFANGWSGNFFPPWFGLGTPQSQADLFNQAAMLARKGISPINLLNPDSRLNFSSSISPTEEMGQFTLWFLDDVDRNAADLAARIKRIVFDPKALSDECAEAFKAVGATPIRDQLVEKNLNFVTESVFMDSYYDKDWAPDKDFAGLMRTEANSRVRKYTPIGPAVTGIIEAADLAYSNNCGVYNGKRYIGLTKWGNNETIEHLSVVIVHALVHSGGLPGVKGGGITDLHYLGEKYDKINEACQSNTARVKKRTSRK; from the coding sequence GTGACGGAGTATGACATGCTTGGCCGCGTTAGCCGTCAGAGCGTGCCGACGGAGGTCAACGGGAGTTTTGAGCCGACGGGAGACGACCTTACACGCGGATGGTTGTGGAGCCGGCAGGAATACGATTGGATGGGGCGTGTGGTAAAGAGCATCCCCACGGATTCCAACGGCACCGACGGCAAAGAGAGCCTGATCTCCTACGAAGGCTGCGGCTGTGCGGGCGGTCTGGTGACGACTGTTCAAGGGCCGTTGGTGCCGAGAGATGATGATCCGCAGACGAATGCACGTCGAAAGCAGAAGAGCTACGAGGACATATTGGGCCGTGCTTTCAAGGCGGAGACATATGAATGGGACGGGACGACGGTTTATTCGACGGTTGTCAATACATACAATGGCCGCGATCAGGTGACGTTGTCGCGGCAGTATGCGGGGACGGCCCTCTCAGAGACGTATCAGGACACGACGGCTAGTTATGACGGGCACGGGCGGACTGTCGGACAGAACCTGCCTCAGCAGGACAGTCCCGGGACCGTGTTCACATACAATCCGGACGGGAGCGTGCTGACGCGGACGGATGCTCGCGGGGTTGTGACGAATTTCGCGTATAACAACCGAGGGCTGGTGACGAGCATCACATGGAATGTGGGATCGACCGGTGTTACAGAAACTGCCGCTGTCGAGATGCAATACGACAACCTTGGCAACCGCACAGAGATGACCGACGGGCTTGGGACGCAGGTTTACGAATACGACCCGCTTTCGCGTATGATGGCGGAGACGCGTTCGTTTACCGATACACTTGCAAACGCCCCCGCAGCAAACAACAGCTTTCGCCTCGAATACACATACCACATCGGCGGCTCTCTCAAATCGCTCAAAGACCACTACGGCCAGCAGATAGACTATGCAAACGACCGAACCGGAAGGCTCTCGTCCGTAACGGGCAGCAGCTTTGGCGACGTGACGAGTTATATTTCCGCGATGTCTTACAGAGCGTGGGGAGCTGCAAAGCGGATCGAATACGGCAATAGCGACAGTCAGGCGATAACGTCATTCGATGACGCGCTCAGGCCGTCGGCTTTTGAGGTCAATGCGGTTAGCGATCCGCATAGCAAATCGTTTGACAAGTCATATTCATACTATGCGGACGGGCTTTTGAAGCTGTCTGAGAACGGCATTACAGTCCATCAGAGATTTGACAGGTTGATGACGTATGATCTTGCTGGCAGGACAAAGAGCGTCAGAACCGGCATCGAGGCACATGGAGAGACGGAGACGGAACTCATAAATCTTCCCTTTCGACAGGACTATTCGTACAATGCTTTTGGAAATCTGACGGGCCGCGAATCGACGTTGTGGGACTATACAAATGGCAGTTGGGATTTTGAGTACGAGATGGTGAACAACCGCGACATCAATGCCGGGTATGACGCCGACGGGCGGCAGACGGTTGATTCTTCGCAAAGTGAAAATATTGAATTTTATTTCGATGCGGCGGGGCTGATGTGGAAAACGGCTCGATTTGAGAGATACGAAACGCTGATCGCACGCAGCGGTGACGGCGGCGAGGCTAAACGGTCGCAGAGGGTTTGGGACGGTGAGATGGAAGAGTGGGAAGATTGGGACCACGTCTATTTCATCAGTTCCACCGTGACGGGCAAGGTTGTGAGCGAGGCGACAAAGACCGGAAAGAAGCGTTACACATACGTCGCCGCGGGCGGCGGGGTGGTGGCACGGCAGGAACTGACCGAAACGGATACACAGATCGTCGGCTGGCAGTTTACGGATGCTACGGGCCTCAGCTCACGCGGGTTCAGCAACGAAGAACTCGACGGCCTCGGCAACAACGTCGGTATCCTCCCAAACCTCAACTCCAGCCGATACGAAAACGCCATGACCACCGGCGAATCCCCGACATTTACGAATCCGGATGAAGGAAACTGCGAAATGGACGGCATCTGGGTGCCATGTTCTATGGTCTATCGAGCTCTTAATAGCGGAGCCGGGGTGCAGTGCCCAAATAATAATTGCGGGCCGCGAGTATTATGGTTTACCAAGAAGGACGGTAGCAGCATGGGATTTCTAATTTCCCATTTTATGGCATTCGCGAACGGCTGGAGTGGCAATTTTTTCCCTCCATGGTTCGGACTGGGCACACCACAGTCGCAAGCTGATTTGTTTAACCAAGCTGCAATGCTTGCCCGAAAGGGCATTTCCCCCATTAACCTTCTTAACCCTGATTCTCGTTTGAACTTCAGCTCATCTATTAGCCCTACTGAAGAAATGGGTCAATTTACACTTTGGTTTTTGGATGATGTTGACCGAAATGCAGCCGACTTGGCTGCTCGAATTAAACGAATAGTCTTTGACCCCAAGGCGTTGAGCGATGAGTGTGCTGAAGCATTTAAGGCGGTTGGGGCTACTCCCATTAGAGATCAATTGGTTGAGAAAAATTTAAATTTCGTGACAGAGTCAGTCTTCATGGATTCTTATTATGATAAGGATTGGGCCCCAGATAAAGACTTTGCAGGATTGATGCGAACTGAAGCAAACTCGAGGGTTCGGAAATACACGCCTATTGGTCCGGCCGTAACGGGCATTATTGAGGCTGCCGACCTTGCATACTCTAACAACTGTGGCGTTTATAACGGTAAACGCTATATCGGTCTAACCAAATGGGGAAACAATGAGACGATCGAACATCTTTCTGTAGTCATAGTACATGCTCTTGTTCACTCCGGAGGCCTCCCAGGGGTAAAGGGCGGCGGTATAACGGACTTGCATTATCTTGGCGAGAAATATGACAAAATCAATGAAGCCTGCCAATCGAACACGGCTCGCGTCAAGAAAAGGACCTCAAGAAAATAG
- the acnA gene encoding aconitate hydratase AcnA: MNHDLFGTRKEFETGHGEKGIYYSLPALEEAGFEGISRLPVSIRIVLESVLRNFDGGRKISETNVSDLARWAPGEDRTAEIPFVVARVILQDFTGVPLLVDLAAMRSAVKRMGKDPGLIEPLVPVDLVIDHSVQVDYFGNEFSYQMNIEKEFERNEQRYRFLKWGTQAFSGFRVIPPGIGIVHQVNLEYLARGVFSKGGVYYPDTLVGTDSHTTMINGIGIVGWGVGGIEAEAAMLGQPVYFLTPDVVGVNISGSLPEGSTATDVVLRVTELLRKHNVVGKFVEFFGEGAAALNATDRATIANMAPEYGATMGFFGVDEKTLDYYRNTGRDERDIATVKNYFKAQGLFGIPASGDVDYSSVVELDLGSIVPSVAGPKRPQDRIELTGVKEKFLDLLVTPIAEGGFGKESGEAPTRYSITGRDSDEAGLNDLSDVSSLGHGDVVIAAITSCTNTSNPSVMMAAGLVAKKAVERGMKVPGYVKTSLAPGSRVVTEYLEKAGLQQYLNDVGFDLVGYGCTTCIGNSGPLDPRIEKTITSNDMVVASVLSGNRNFEARVHQNVRANFLMSPPLVVAFALAGRIVVDPVGDPIGIDGDGNEVFLADIWPTMDEVASHLSKAYDAETYRKLYSEFAEQNPLWNNISSSVGQIYEWDPDSTYIQEPPFFSSNFGETGFKDISGARALAIFGDSVTTDHISPAGAIKPDSPAGSYLQSLGVDPADFNSYGSRRGNDRVMLRGTFANVRIKNLMAAPTEGGFTRHQPDGTETTIYDAAMKYREENIPLVIFAGKEYGTGSSRDWAAKGTALMGVRAVVAESFERIHRSNLVGMGVLPLQFKNGESASTLGLDGTEFFDITGLEEDVAPQQDITLRVRRLDGTSFELPVQLRIDTPIELEYYNSGGILPYVLGQIIGEN; the protein is encoded by the coding sequence ATGAATCACGATCTATTTGGTACCCGCAAAGAATTCGAGACGGGTCATGGTGAAAAAGGCATCTACTACTCGCTTCCTGCACTTGAGGAGGCGGGTTTTGAAGGGATTTCCAGACTTCCGGTCTCGATACGAATAGTGCTTGAATCTGTTCTCCGCAATTTTGACGGCGGCCGAAAAATTAGCGAAACAAACGTATCTGACCTGGCACGCTGGGCGCCGGGCGAAGATCGGACAGCGGAGATCCCTTTCGTCGTTGCGCGCGTGATACTCCAGGATTTTACGGGAGTTCCATTGTTGGTGGACCTTGCAGCAATGCGATCTGCTGTAAAGAGAATGGGCAAGGATCCGGGCTTGATCGAGCCTCTGGTGCCGGTAGATCTGGTGATAGATCATTCTGTTCAGGTTGATTATTTCGGTAACGAATTTTCTTACCAAATGAACATCGAAAAGGAATTCGAGCGCAATGAGCAGAGATATCGCTTTCTAAAGTGGGGTACACAGGCGTTCAGCGGATTTCGGGTGATACCGCCGGGCATCGGCATCGTTCATCAGGTAAATCTTGAATATCTTGCAAGAGGCGTTTTCAGCAAGGGTGGTGTCTACTATCCTGATACGCTCGTCGGTACCGATTCGCACACGACAATGATCAACGGTATCGGTATAGTCGGATGGGGCGTAGGCGGCATTGAAGCGGAGGCGGCAATGTTGGGGCAGCCCGTGTATTTCCTCACGCCGGATGTTGTCGGCGTAAACATTTCGGGATCCCTTCCTGAGGGGTCAACGGCGACCGATGTGGTGCTTCGTGTTACCGAATTGCTGCGAAAGCACAATGTCGTCGGGAAATTTGTAGAATTTTTCGGCGAGGGTGCGGCAGCACTCAATGCGACCGACAGGGCAACCATTGCAAACATGGCACCCGAATACGGCGCCACGATGGGATTCTTCGGTGTCGATGAAAAGACGCTGGATTATTATCGGAATACCGGCCGTGATGAACGCGATATCGCGACTGTGAAAAACTATTTTAAAGCACAAGGTCTATTCGGAATACCTGCATCAGGAGACGTAGATTATTCTAGCGTAGTTGAACTCGATCTCGGTTCTATAGTTCCTTCGGTTGCAGGTCCAAAACGTCCTCAAGACCGCATCGAACTGACCGGAGTCAAGGAAAAATTCTTGGATCTGTTGGTTACGCCGATCGCCGAAGGTGGCTTCGGGAAAGAAAGCGGTGAGGCCCCCACGCGTTATTCGATAACCGGGCGCGATTCGGACGAGGCCGGTTTGAATGACCTGTCGGATGTTTCCAGCCTGGGACACGGTGACGTGGTCATAGCCGCCATTACTTCCTGTACGAACACCTCCAATCCTAGTGTAATGATGGCCGCCGGCCTCGTTGCCAAGAAGGCGGTAGAGCGGGGAATGAAGGTTCCCGGCTACGTCAAAACCTCTTTGGCTCCCGGATCACGCGTTGTGACTGAATATCTCGAAAAGGCCGGTCTTCAGCAATATTTGAACGATGTTGGCTTCGACCTTGTGGGCTATGGCTGTACAACATGTATCGGCAACTCGGGCCCTCTCGATCCGCGCATAGAAAAGACGATCACTTCGAACGATATGGTTGTCGCATCGGTTTTGTCGGGTAACCGGAATTTCGAAGCACGCGTTCATCAGAATGTAAGAGCCAATTTTCTAATGTCGCCGCCCCTTGTTGTCGCATTCGCCCTTGCCGGCAGGATCGTTGTGGACCCCGTTGGCGACCCGATCGGTATAGATGGAGACGGTAACGAGGTGTTCCTTGCGGATATTTGGCCAACCATGGACGAGGTTGCGTCGCACCTGTCAAAGGCATACGACGCAGAGACCTACCGAAAGTTGTATTCGGAGTTCGCTGAGCAAAATCCGCTTTGGAACAATATCAGCTCCAGCGTCGGCCAGATCTATGAATGGGACCCTGATTCGACGTACATTCAGGAGCCGCCGTTTTTCTCAAGCAATTTCGGCGAGACCGGCTTTAAGGATATTTCTGGTGCAAGGGCGTTGGCTATCTTTGGTGATTCCGTCACGACCGACCACATTTCTCCTGCCGGTGCGATCAAGCCTGATTCTCCTGCCGGCAGCTATTTGCAGTCACTCGGGGTCGATCCGGCAGATTTTAATTCTTACGGTTCGCGGCGGGGAAATGACCGCGTTATGCTGCGCGGCACCTTTGCGAATGTCCGAATAAAGAACCTCATGGCAGCCCCGACCGAAGGCGGTTTCACACGCCATCAACCCGACGGCACCGAAACAACTATTTACGATGCTGCGATGAAGTACAGGGAAGAGAACATCCCATTGGTCATCTTTGCCGGTAAGGAGTACGGGACCGGCAGTTCGCGTGATTGGGCGGCAAAAGGAACTGCCTTAATGGGCGTAAGAGCTGTTGTAGCTGAGAGTTTTGAACGCATTCATCGCTCTAATCTCGTTGGAATGGGCGTTCTGCCGCTCCAGTTCAAGAATGGTGAGTCTGCTTCCACGCTTGGACTTGACGGAACAGAGTTTTTTGACATCACGGGACTCGAAGAAGATGTTGCACCGCAGCAAGATATTACTCTGCGTGTCAGGCGCCTGGACGGAACGAGCTTTGAATTGCCCGTACAACTGAGAATTGACACTCCGATCGAACTCGAATATTACAACAGCGGCGGTATTTTGCCGTATGTTCTTGGGCAGATCATCGGTGAAAATTAG
- the ggt gene encoding gamma-glutamyltransferase, giving the protein MRISSIRAFYASLLVIAALAVPKSVVRAQIPAGPFIHEAPSAKNAMVASQHEIASQIGVDVLRRGGNAVDAAIAVGIALAVVYPEAGNIGGGGFMLIRFPDGRTTAIDYRERAPKAATERMFLNDKGDPIRGEGSSTVGYRASGVPGTLAGFDMAFKKYGSGKIKWRDLVKPSREVAQRGFKLSKRFADLFVEYKERMKPYADSERVFLNGGRYLKEGELLRQPELAATLSRIERAGASEFYRGRTARMIASDMKANNGLITEADLRDYRPVERTPLVGEYRGHKIITMPPPSSGGVVMLQTLNMLEAFDMASMDPASPERWHLVIESMKRAFADRAEYAGDPDHADIPTSWLISKDYAAKRRATIDTAKATPSSAIKYGNQTPDGSMDTTHYTVVDKDGIVVSNTYTINDLFGSGVTIKGTGILMNDEMDDFTTAPGRPNLFELIQGERNIIKPGKRPLSSMTPTIVLTKDGKPWFAVGARGGPRIITAVTQTVINMIDHKMDLREAMDFPRAHHQWLPDSVRWEPVGLLDRTRAELTAKGHNLIANPGYVASAIGIMIRNDGQRVGVIDRRSDGKAIGY; this is encoded by the coding sequence ATGAGAATATCTTCTATTCGTGCATTTTATGCGAGTCTTCTCGTTATTGCGGCACTTGCGGTGCCTAAAAGCGTCGTCCGTGCCCAGATCCCGGCCGGTCCGTTCATTCACGAGGCACCTTCAGCAAAGAATGCGATGGTCGCTTCGCAGCACGAGATCGCATCACAGATCGGCGTTGATGTTCTCAGGCGGGGCGGCAACGCAGTTGATGCTGCTATCGCCGTCGGCATCGCCCTTGCGGTGGTTTATCCTGAGGCAGGAAATATTGGCGGGGGCGGCTTCATGCTTATCCGTTTTCCGGATGGGCGTACGACGGCAATAGATTACCGTGAACGTGCACCAAAGGCCGCTACTGAGCGCATGTTCCTAAATGACAAAGGCGATCCGATCCGCGGCGAGGGCTCTTCAACGGTGGGATACCGTGCGTCGGGCGTTCCCGGTACTCTCGCGGGATTTGATATGGCGTTCAAAAAATATGGTTCAGGAAAGATCAAGTGGCGTGATCTGGTAAAGCCTTCTCGCGAAGTTGCGCAACGGGGTTTCAAGCTGTCAAAACGATTTGCCGACCTTTTTGTCGAATATAAAGAACGAATGAAGCCTTACGCTGACAGCGAGCGAGTCTTTCTTAATGGCGGCAGATATTTGAAAGAAGGCGAATTGCTGAGGCAGCCTGAGTTGGCTGCCACGCTTTCGAGGATCGAAAGGGCGGGCGCTTCAGAGTTTTATAGGGGACGGACCGCAAGAATGATCGCCTCAGATATGAAGGCAAATAACGGCCTGATAACGGAAGCTGATCTGCGGGATTACAGGCCTGTTGAAAGAACTCCGCTCGTCGGCGAATACCGCGGGCACAAGATAATTACGATGCCACCGCCCAGTTCGGGAGGCGTCGTGATGCTGCAGACCTTGAACATGCTGGAAGCCTTCGACATGGCATCGATGGACCCGGCCTCTCCTGAACGCTGGCACCTTGTGATCGAATCTATGAAACGAGCATTTGCCGACAGGGCGGAATACGCAGGTGATCCGGATCACGCGGATATACCGACGTCATGGCTAATTTCGAAGGATTATGCAGCGAAACGTCGGGCAACGATCGACACTGCGAAGGCGACGCCAAGTTCAGCGATCAAATACGGGAATCAAACACCAGACGGATCGATGGATACCACACACTATACGGTTGTCGATAAGGACGGCATCGTTGTCTCCAATACTTACACGATCAATGACCTTTTCGGTTCCGGCGTCACGATCAAGGGCACTGGAATCCTGATGAATGACGAAATGGATGATTTCACCACCGCTCCCGGAAGGCCAAATCTGTTTGAACTGATACAAGGCGAGCGAAATATCATCAAACCCGGCAAACGTCCGCTGTCATCGATGACCCCGACGATCGTCCTTACCAAAGACGGTAAGCCGTGGTTTGCGGTCGGTGCACGCGGAGGCCCGCGCATCATCACCGCTGTGACTCAAACGGTCATCAACATGATCGACCACAAGATGGATCTTCGGGAGGCTATGGATTTCCCGCGCGCTCATCATCAGTGGCTGCCGGATAGTGTCCGTTGGGAGCCCGTCGGGCTGCTGGATCGAACAAGAGCCGAATTGACGGCAAAAGGACACAATCTGATAGCAAATCCCGGTTATGTCGCGTCCGCGATCGGCATCATGATCCGAAATGACGGGCAGCGTGTCGGCGTAATAGACCGGCGTAGCGACGGAAAGGCGATAGGTTATTGA